The DNA sequence AGGAGGAGGCGGGCCTTAGGGAGAGGCTTTCCGTCCTGAAGGGCCGGCGGGATGGGCTTCTTTCTGAGGTGGCGCGGGCGCGCGAGCGGGTGGAGGGCCTGCCCCCGGAGGAGGAGCTCAGACGCTTCTACCTGGAGGAGGACGAGGAGGCCGCCCTCCGCGGGAGGCTGGAGCGGCACGAAGGGGAGCTCCAGGAGGTGAAGGCGGCCCTGGTAGCTCTGGGCGACCCCCCGGGCCCCCCTCTCGAGCCGGGGGAGCGGGGGGCCCTGGAGGAAAGGCTTTTGGGGCTCGAGGAGGAGCGCAAAGCCCTCGAGCACCGGATCGGGGGCCTGAAGGAGAGGACCGCCCAAATGAAGGCGGCCCTCAGGCGGAGGCTCGAGCTGGAGAAGGAAAAGGGTGAGGTCCTGGAGGAGCTCGGCCTTTGGCAGGAGCTCCTTAAGGACCTGCTGGGGCAGAACTTCCCCGCCTTCCTCCTCGGCTACTACCAAAGGGAGCTTCTGGCCCGGGCGGGCGAGCTTTTGCGCCTCCTTTCCAAGGGGCGGTACCGGTTCGGGTCCGAGGGGGACCGGTTCTTGGTGGTGGACGCCTGGACCGAGGTGGAGCGGCCCGTCCACACCCTCTCCGGCGGGGAGACCTTCCAGGCCAGCCTGGCCCTGGCCCTGGCCCTCTCCGAGCAGCTCTCCCGGGGCCGGCTCATGGCCCTCTTCCTGGACGAGGGCTTCGGGAGCCTGGACCCGGAGAGCCTCGAGGAGGCGGCCTCGGTCCTGGAGACCCTGCCCACCCGGGGGCGGCTGGTGGGGGTGGTGACCCACGTGGAGGCCCTGGCCCAGCGCCTGCCCGCCCAGCTCCGGGTGAGGAAGCACCCCTCGGGAAGCTCGGTGGAGTGGGTGGTGCGCTGAGGCCGGCCCTTGGGCGGGTCTTTTGCGAAAGGGGCGGGGGGCGTAGGATTGAGGGCGTGGGGGTTATACCACCCCATCCTGGCTTGCGCCAGGATGGGGGCCCCGGTAAGCCACCCCGGTAGAACCCTTATGAGGCGAGATGGGTGAAGAGATGGGGGTCATCACCCGGTTTTTAGAGGAGAAGATGCGCCAGGCCCGGTACGACCTGCTGGGCCCTGGCCGGTACGTGGGAGAGGTCCCGGGCCTGGAGGTCCGGGTGGAGGCGGAGAACCTGGAGGAGGCCCGGTCCCGCCTGCGGGAGGCCCTGGAGGAGCGGCTCCTCCAGATGCTCCGCCTGGGCTTTCCCGTGGAGGGTCTGGGGGAGGAGGACGCCCGCATGGACCGCTTCCGGAGCCTGGTCCTGGGGCTTTGGGAGCTGGTCCAAAAGGGTGCCCCCCCTTCTTCGGGGTCCGTGGAGGCCCCGGAAGAAGCCCCTGCCGGGGCCCCTCCCCTCGAGCCCCCGGTCCCGGAGGCCCGGCCAAGGACGGTGGAGGAGTGGCTAAGGGTGCGGGGCATCGCCGTCCAAAAGCGGACCCTGACCGAGGGGGAGGAGGAGCGGGAGAAGGTCTTCTCCCGGCTCGCCCTCTTCCTGGGGGACCGGTACTCGAGCCTGGAGAAGCTCTACGACAAGCTCAAGTGGAGCTTGTCCACCAAGCGGCAGTTTGAGCTATCCTTGGCCGACGCGAGCCAAGAGGAGATCGCCAACTCCACCCAGTTCTGCACCCTCCTCAAGCAGTACGCCTTCCTGACCAGCTACCACTACAAGAGCGAGGACCGGCTCATCCGGGCCAAGGCCAGCACCGAGGGGTTCGTGCAGAACTTCCTCACCGGGGGCTGGCTGGAGCGCTACATCAAGGAGAAGGTCGCCAAGGTCCTCCGCTCCAAGAACCTCCCCCACGAGATCGCCCTGGGCTACCAGGTGGTCCTGCCCGGGGGGGAGCCCATGGAGCTGGACGTCCTGGTCATGGTCCAGGGCCGGGTCTTCTGGTTTGAGGCCAAGACGGGGGAGTTCCAGGCCCACATCTCCAAGTACTCCCGCATCCGCAAGCTTCTGGGCCTGCGCCCCCAGGAGTCCTTCCTGGTCCTTCTGGGCATGGACAAGGCCAGGGCCAAGGAGCTCTCCGCCCTCCACGAGATGACCGTGACCAACCAGGCCACCTTCTTGGAGCCTTTCCTGGAAGCCTTGGAGAATGCTTAAAAACGTCCTCACCGTCATGCTGGGCACCCTCTCCTCCCGGGTGCTCGGCCTTCTGCGTCAGGCGGTCTTCAACGCCCTCTTCCCGGACGGCCTCAAGGACGCCTTCAACGTGGCCTACCGGGTCCCCAACCTCCTCCGGGAGCTCCTGGCGGAAGGGGCGGTGCAGAACGCCTTGATCCCGGTCCTGAAGGGCCTTCCCGCGGAGGAGGCCCGGCGGTTTTCCCGCCGCTTCGGGGCCTTCCTCCTGGGGGTCAACCTGCTGGTCCTGGGGCTCGGCTACCTTCTCGCCCCCTACCTGGCCCTCCTCCTCATCGCCCCGGGAAGCCACCTCCGGGAGGCGGGGGCCTTCCAGGAGGTGGTCTTCCTCATCCGCCTCCTCCTGCCCTTCCTCCTCTTCATCTCCCTGGCCGCCCTCTTCTCCGCCTTTCTCCAGGCGGAGGAGCGGTTCTGGCCCTCGAGCTTCGCCCCGGTGGCCTTCAATCTGGTCTCCATCCTCCTCATGGCCCTCTGGCCGGGAAACCCCACCGCCTTGGGCCTTTCCGTCACCTTAGGGGGGCTTTTCCAGGCCCTGGTCCAGCTCCCCTTCCTCCGGGGCTTCTTCCTGGAGTGGGGCCTCCACCCCGCCTTCAAAACCGCCCTCCTCCGCATGGGCCCCTTCGTCTTCACCACCAGCCTGAGGCAGTTTCTGAACCTGGTCCTGGTGAACGTCCTCACCCGCTACCCCCAGGCCGCGGTCACCGGGTTCTACAACGCCGAGGTGGTCTTCCAGATGGCCCTGGGCCTCTTCGCCACCAGCCCGGCCACGGCCCTCTTCCCCCGGCTGAGCGGCCTGGCCCGGGAGGACGGGCGGGGCTTCGTCCGGCTCCTGGAGGGGGGAGTGGCCCGGATGGCCTTCTTCCTGGGGCTTCTGGGGGGCGTGCTGACCGGCCTCGCCCCCTATCTGGTCGTGGTCCTCTTCGGCCTCTTCGGCCCCCTCTCCCCGGAGAACCGCACGTACAGCGCCCAGGTCCTTTCGGCCATGGGGTTCGCCGTCCTGCCCTGGGGGCTCAACACCCTTCTCCTCCGGGGGCTTTACGCCCTGGGAAGGGTGGGGGAGGCGGTCTCGGTTTCGGCCCTGATCTTCGCCCTCAACACCCTGGGCTACTGGGCCCTGCGGGAGGCGGGCCTCTTCGCCCTGAACCTGGCCACCGCCGGGGCGGGGTACCTGGGCTT is a window from the Thermus filiformis genome containing:
- the murJ gene encoding murein biosynthesis integral membrane protein MurJ → MLKNVLTVMLGTLSSRVLGLLRQAVFNALFPDGLKDAFNVAYRVPNLLRELLAEGAVQNALIPVLKGLPAEEARRFSRRFGAFLLGVNLLVLGLGYLLAPYLALLLIAPGSHLREAGAFQEVVFLIRLLLPFLLFISLAALFSAFLQAEERFWPSSFAPVAFNLVSILLMALWPGNPTALGLSVTLGGLFQALVQLPFLRGFFLEWGLHPAFKTALLRMGPFVFTTSLRQFLNLVLVNVLTRYPQAAVTGFYNAEVVFQMALGLFATSPATALFPRLSGLAREDGRGFVRLLEGGVARMAFFLGLLGGVLTGLAPYLVVVLFGLFGPLSPENRTYSAQVLSAMGFAVLPWGLNTLLLRGLYALGRVGEAVSVSALIFALNTLGYWALREAGLFALNLATAGAGYLGFLLYLWLLRRLGMGPRGAVLAWARAFLPGLGAAGVGVVLQAFWPAATLKEALLPLLLGGVGSGLVYLGLALLIGVPVRALLSRRI